The nucleotide window ttttttttttaattaatttcttgtttaatatTTCAGATTCAATTACCTAGGCAGTACTAGCCTTTCCTGCTTGCccgttttgaaaaaatatgccataataataattattaagaaaatcatTAGAGGCGGCCTGTGATTTAATTGTTAATTGTCAAACAACCAGTACTATGATGACTCGTGGGCTTGAAAATGAATGCCTTTTATTTGATGGAAGGCGATAGGGAGCTGGAAAGGGGAGGTCGTGATATTATTCCCATTGTTCTTTTAGGGTTCTTGTTTAGTGGAAATCCGACGAGGCAACTGGCAGAAAAATTCCTGAAGTTGCTGGCTTGGACGTGTTTTCAACGTTAGAAATTGATTGAGGTTGAAAacttgcaacttttttttttcatgataatatgtgtttttttaatcagtttatataatttatatcaaagaagattaataaataaccctaaatattgatttcaaaattaaaacccaaaatttCTATCTAAACTAATGGATGTAATTCGATCGGCCATGAGTGATAGTTTCATTCTTCATCGCtgaaataaatagaagaaaaaataaaatttctttcttcatcttataaaaaataataaaaaattaattatgacatGTTCactaaaaaattttcttttataacaagttatttattaaaaaaaaaaataaacttaacataaaaataaaaaaaaattaataataacatggTCTCGGGCATCTACCATTATACTCATAATGATAggccatattattattattcataatgGAAAGAAGTATTTCTCTATTTATATAACATATGGTAGAATTTGTacatatatattcttaatttttagggacatgtaaaaaatcataataaatttcattgttaactctttaataattaataaatattataatttaaaaaagaaaatataaatgctTATTGttcattattaatttattttttatattttatttaattttaaaagtaagaaTTAAGATTTAAAGCGAGAGGTTctatttactttatttatgAAATGTAGGATTTATCTCTCCATGCATACTTTAATGGATATGCTCTTTTCGGTCAAATCAAGACAGCAAATAGATGGTTTCAGCTGGATTCTTGAAAATCTCGTGTCTTTtgccatcataaaaaaatcaaatatacgTTCTTCCCCACCTCCATCCTCCCGTCAAGAATGGGAAAAATTGCTTCTATCTTAagcaaacaaatttatttttatttttattattattttggggaTTAATTTTTCTCTCTATGATGCTGCAAATTGataaaagtactttttttaatataatataggaCACCTGGATCAGATAGTAAGTACATTCTCCTGGGAAACATAAGACTTTAAgtagaaaatgtatttttaatggacatgtttaagttaaatatattaaaactattaaaaatatattaatttaaaaaattttcaagttaaatatatttttgaaatacacGCTAATGCAGTTATGATGAAAATATAAGGCAAACACAGTGTGAAAtaagttttataaaattcaaatttgttcttttactaaaaattaaaaaattttatatgttttggatcgttttgatgcgctgatgtcaaaaataatttttttaaaaaataaaaaaatattattttgatgtatttcagcACAACAAACACTTTACaaaacaatcacaatcacacttttaaacatacatttctttaatttattgaatttaattttctaataggTGAGTTTGAGATCTTCAAATATTGCATATTGTCATATCCATCAAGTATTATTTAagtgtatttattaaaatttattcgttattaaattatgttaaaaataaaaatcaataatattaattaaatacattaaataagtGTTATTTTATATGACAACATATTTAAGGGTttgcaataaattaaattaaaaaaaaaagcaataattaAGTAGAAGTATTAAATCACTAGGAACAACTGCACTAAAAGCATTCAGACCCTATAAAGCTACatctgaaaaaagaaatatttaattatttttaatactataaCAATTAGTTAATTAGTTTTGCTAAACTAGATAAAGAAACTGTTTTGCaccctattttaaaaaaaataatttttttttttaaatttaatatgatttatattttttgaatcattttaatatgttgatatcaaaaataatttttaaaaataaaaaaaaatatttatatattttcaatataaaaaattatttaaaaaataaccattaataCAATGCTactctaaattttaattaactctGGATAGTGGATACGATGTGAACCCTTACCAATCagtggggaaaaaaaacaagtcatccAAGTTGGCAAAATTATTAGCtccatattttatatatcaaaagaaaaaaataaattagaatttaatcAACTCCCACGTGTCAACCATCCATGAAGTTAGCTTTCGGTGTGCCAACAGGAGCTTTTCACAATGTCAGAAGGCAATATATCAGGTGACAGTGAGTCAAGCAAAGGAAGACCACACCCCTCCTACTCCTAGACCACAACGTTGCTACACTCATCAACACTGACTACTCACCGGAATCTGACGTGTCTCACCTGGAAAAGCTTACGCCATCATGGATGTTGACTTCTGGACCTCTAGAGTTCTCTCTTCCAAGAACTTATCTGCTGTCCAAGCTGCTAGTCGCAATTCTGGTACTTGATTAACTAGCTTCTTCTACTATTACTTACTTTTGTTATACACTTGTATTGTTAGAACAAATGCTTTCcactctttgttgttttttttctttaatctttgaAGTAAGCCGCTTTTTCGAGAGATTTATAATCTGGGTTGAGTTAATTTCTGTCTAGTTGGTGCTGTGTCTGAGTGgttgtttttcttcttgaacATTGACTTCTAAATTGAGCCCGTGCTTTTCTCTTTCCTGATGAGTGTTCTCTGTTTTGATTATCTTTTCATTTCAGGAGAAGGGTTTAGAAAATTAGaggtttattttcttaattttttgtttttttgaggaCATATATTACTTGAATTATACTAATTGCTAAGAAGTGTTAAGCAAGAAGTCTCTCTCTAAATATATGACACAGACTAAGTGGTGTGTAGTTGGTGAAGAACTAGATGTTTTTTGGTCATAGCCTAGCTATTTTAGATAGAGatttttaataagatattatTGGATGCTCTATGTTTGTGATAAGTACCGAGGAAATTTAGTAAAAGGATGTAACTTAGGAAAGTAGACAAGGAGCTCACATAAGATTTTAGTGGGCAGCTTTGAATATCAAGGGAGAAGATGAAAATTACATTGATGGGAATCAGTAATCAAATTGGCCAACCAAATATGACAAACTACACTGAGGATAGAGAAGATCTTGTAAAGAGTGGAATCCAGGTGATGAAGTGCTAAATGCAATTGATTTGGATGTGTCAAAGCTTCAAAAGGCTTACGATGAACTCATGGCAATGAGAATTCAGTTATCAAAGACAAAAGGTTTGAAACTATCAAAGGAAAGGTGGGAtctttcaagaacaaaagcGAACCTTTTGCCAAGTCATTTGGCTTTTCAACATTAAAAGATGAGGAAAGTAAGAAGAGACCTGTGGCAAATACCCCGCATTTTCACAGTGAGTGTGGATACGGGGATGAATGTGTTGGTGAGGAATTAAATGGTTTTGATAATTGCAAGAGACTGGGTTTTGTAATCGATGGAGCTCTTAGTTAGTTCTGAAAAGCACTGGTTTTGGAGTAGGTGTGGCAGATGCTGGTAGAAGGACTGATAGTTCAATGAATTGGTTGATAAGTTGTTTCTTTTAAGGAAGATGTGAATTTTCTTCAGGCATTCAATGCCTTGAAAAGCTTCTTCTCAAACACGAGTTGGATATTGCTTAAGTAGCTGGTTGTTTGATATCGGAAGATTAGAGAAAATAGTTCTAATTGCAGTTTAAAGTATAGTAGTTAAATTCTTAAATGATGTCTGGACTCTTAGAAATTGGCTTGGATAGAATGAATCATTGTTTATGCACAGACAAACATACATATTTGAGGTTACGCTGCTATTGTTCATATGATGATCTGTGTTTGATGATCTGATGGTTTGTATTAAGCCATTATTCTTTAtcattttctctgtttttcttcatCCCTGATCTATTGTTTTTAATCACTGAATCAGTAGTTTGTTTTACTGACTCTCGGCTATTTCACTTGCTTTTATAAGAAGGCGCACTGTTTTATGTCTGCACTGGTCTGTGATTTTCCAAGTTTGTTGACCATGTCATTTGTATAACAGTACACTCACTGACTTCGCGCTTTGTTATGCATCAACAGACAATCATTTGGCAATGGATGATTCAGATGGAGATGACAATTCGAGAGCTTACTTTCCATGCCCCTTCTGCTATGTGGAGATTGAAGTTCATCTGTTCTGTGGCCATCTGCTGGACGAACACtgctttgatttaaaaaatgcaGTATGTGATTGTCTTTGATTGatactaatatatattatgtgtaTGTTTGACCTGCATCCATCTACCTCCCTCGTGTTGTTCATCTTGTAAATTAGAACCATCATTATAATTGGACATCTGGAAGTGCTGCAtgtgatatttattattattcagtTGAAATTTTGAATTCGATGGCTTCGTCTGTTTCAGGTCTGTCCTCTTTGTGCAGCAAATCTAGGGAAAGATGCGATTGGACATTTCATAGTGCAGCATGCAAGTTCGTTGAAGGTATTGTTCACCCGTTTTGGACCTTCACGTGAAAAAGTACAGGTCAACTAAGCTTTAGTCAGTTGGGTTGGCTACATATCTCCTGGCCAAACTAATGTGTCTTCGTAgcataaatcaaataatatattaagcACTTTTTTATGCTTTGAATTCACCTGAAAACATATATCTTTGTCCTTCGCAGCAcagaagaaaacataaaaaatctggCCTTTGGACCGGTAGTTCAGCTATGCTTGGCAAGGATCTGAGCTCATTTCTTGGATCTTCAACCAATAGTAGGACTAACACACATGAGTCCGCTCCCGATCCACTCCTTTCACCATTTTTGGGCAATCTTTCCCGTTCAGACCCTAGACAAGGCCAGCATGATGAACCTTTCAACATAAGTGCCTCTAATTCACAAAGGTATAGTCCTTTCATGGcatcataatgttttttttttcttttttaatttgtgccTTCAACGTTgggtaaattttattttgaagagaACCACAGTCTAAAACCTGAAACTTTAAGCAGCCAATTACCAATGTCTCTTAAACCAAGATTTGTAGTTTCCATGACTAGCCATTATGGATCGCATTGAAATGAAGGTGCCTCTAATACCTGCCTACGGATAAATGAATGTCTGAGAAGGCCAGGCCATGGGAAATCactattttcatttctttttgcaGCTCTGGGATGTCTTCACTTGATAGAGGAAGTCAGGTGGACTCTGAAGAGCAGAGACAGAAATCAACATTTGTACAACAGTTGATTGCATCAACGATCTTCTAGAGCTTTTCTACCAGTGATGCTGTATCAAGGGACACAAGTTCTTAGTGCTGGTGCATGATCTTAGGGTGCCGCGTAGTTTCCACATGATAAGTGCTAGAAAGTCTACGATCAAGTGCATAGTGCATATATTTTGAGTGTATATAGGCAGCCTCTTTAGAAGCTGCATGCATTCTGTCATGGCCAATTACAGAGAACTCTTCTAGTCTTAATACTAAGCTAATTCTTCCCTTTATAGTACAAGAATACGAGTTTAAGTAGTTAATAATAGTGTTTACTTCTGAGGcgcaaaaatttatttagttgcCTTCTGACTTTCCTGGATTTTATTTCTCTAGTCGGGATCAAGACATAAAACACCATTTATTGGACTAATTTAAACagcatattaatttatttatttttgaaaaaaacttaaagtgTTCGTTTTTTCATTATGTATCAAGACACAATTCAATGCTCTTCTCAAACCAAATCAACAAACTTCTTGTTGGGGTAATATGATTTattggttattattatattgattagataaataagtttttttttttcaacacaataaaattattaaattacttttaaaagcaaaaacctATTAAATTAGCTTCTAGgggctttttaatttatttttaagcataGTAAAGTTATTGAAttactcttaaaataaataaacactatTAGGCTAGCGTCCAAggattttttagtattttccgtctggttttatatatatatgtgtgtgtgtgtgtgtgtgtttttttattgataaagggatagtttgatattttaataaatataaaataaatatttttttaaaatagctgACATGTATGAAACACTTCACCATTTAGACGGTGTTAGAATCATCTCGATGATCCTGGGCTACGTGTGTATCAAATAAACATCCGGTTTGATATTAATCCCACCCAGAGTGAGAGGATGATACGACTATTTTTCATAGCAAATGGATTCGCCATAGTGTATAGAGCTTTGCTCCAACCCCTCTTTCATTATAGgagctaaaaatatatatatagaggatattttctccaattttgctttaataaaaattttaaaaaatattagcctCTAAAACAAATTTGGGATTTCTCAGATTCTAATACGATTAGTATGGgtatattattttacaaaaaacgCATATAATGGATATTTCTCCGATCTTTCTTTGCATCCTAAGATCGAACTCTGTTTGGAAATGTGgtgtgaattatattttttagaaatttaattttttttgttaaaaattaattttttatgtgttttggataattttgatgcgctgatcttaaaaataattttttaaaattaaaaaaaatattattttaatgcattttaatataaaaaatactttaaaaaataatcacaaccaGATTTTCAAACGAAACCGGAATGGCACAGAGAATGTTGGGGACGAGACTGTAAAGACAACGCTGAAAACAAGACTGATTTGTGCTTGGTGTATTAGgagaaaacataaatttttattcgTCTATATTTAGTTATAGGGGACAAATCgaaataaaatgcaaaaaatatttgttttgcacTTATATTTCTCTATTGTGCATGTTATATTTGGTATGTGgtttaagtaattatttttttctaatttcttttgaaCATTTTTAAAGGGTTATATTTCTTCCACGAGATGAGAAAgagttgtaatttaaaataaaataaatacacattaatctattgattttaaaactaaacCATGTTATTGATGGGAATACATTAAGTGTTGGAACACTTTCAAT belongs to Populus nigra chromosome 18, ddPopNigr1.1, whole genome shotgun sequence and includes:
- the LOC133678412 gene encoding protein DEHYDRATION-INDUCED 19 homolog 5-like, with amino-acid sequence MDVDFWTSRVLSSKNLSAVQAASRNSDNHLAMDDSDGDDNSRAYFPCPFCYVEIEVHLFCGHLLDEHCFDLKNAVCPLCAANLGKDAIGHFIVQHASSLKHRRKHKKSGLWTGSSAMLGKDLSSFLGSSTNSRTNTHESAPDPLLSPFLGNLSRSDPRQGQHDEPFNISASNSQSSGMSSLDRGSQVDSEEQRQKSTFVQQLIASTIF